CCGGTCGGGCCGGTGACGAGCAAGATGCCATGCGGTTGGTGGATCAGGCCATCCAAAATGTTCAAGGTCTCGGCCGGCATGCCGATGGCGGTGAGTGTCAGTTTGCCCGCTTGTTTATCGAGCAAGCGCATGACCACGCGCTCGCCGTGCGCCGTCGGCAGCGTCGATACGCGTACGTCTACCGGTCGACCGGCAAGACGCAAGGTAATGCGACCGTCCTGCGGCATACGCTTTTCGGCGATGTCGAGCTTGGCCATGATCTTCACGCGCGACACGACCAGGCCATGTGCCGCTTGCGGCGGTTCGATGACATCGCGCAACACGCCGTCGATACGGTAACGCACGACCGAGCGCGATTCGAACGGCTCGATGTGAATATCGGACGCACCTTCGCGCACGGCCTGCGACAGCAATGCGTTGATGAGGCGCACGATCGGCGCGTCGTCCTCGCTCTCGAGCAGGTCAGCGACTTTCGGAAGGGTGATGTCGGACAGATTGGGATCGGTGTCGAGACCGTCGACGATCTCCATCGCATGATGCGTGCCGCGCTCGTAGGCGCGGTTGAGCGCCAGGTCGAAGGCTTCGGGGCTCAACTCCAGCAGATGGATCGGCTGGCCGAGGGCGCGTTGCAACTCGGCTAACACCGAGCTCGACACGCCCGGTCGCACCCATACTTCAAGGCCAGCATCGACTTGGCGCGCGGCGATGACACCGTGGCGTTTAGCGAAGTGATAAGGCAGTCGATCCGTCCATTGCGGATCGAGCGTTGGCGATTCAGCCTGGGTTTGCATGGGCTTAATTCGACGGTGCGGTACTTTGCGGCACGTCTTGCTCTTTTTTCGGCAAGGACGATGTGTTCGGCACGTCGTCCTTCTTTTCGTCCTTTTCTTCCGGTTTCTTTTCTTCCGGCGGTTTTGGTCGTGTCGGTTCGAAACGATCGAGCAACTCGGCCGGTCCGTTGTTGTTCTTGTCGCTCTGCGCGCGGATGGCGTTGTATCGGTCGGTCGTCAGGCGATAACCGTCTTCAGCGGTGCGAATAATGCTGGGTCGCAGGAACACCATTAAATTGGTTTTGGTTTTGTCGGTGGTCTTCGACCGGAAGAGTGCGCCAAGGAGTGGAATACGTCCCAATAG
The window above is part of the Gammaproteobacteria bacterium genome. Proteins encoded here:
- the gspE gene encoding type II secretion system ATPase GspE encodes the protein MQTQAESPTLDPQWTDRLPYHFAKRHGVIAARQVDAGLEVWVRPGVSSSVLAELQRALGQPIHLLELSPEAFDLALNRAYERGTHHAMEIVDGLDTDPNLSDITLPKVADLLESEDDAPIVRLINALLSQAVREGASDIHIEPFESRSVVRYRIDGVLRDVIEPPQAAHGLVVSRVKIMAKLDIAEKRMPQDGRITLRLAGRPVDVRVSTLPTAHGERVVMRLLDKQAGKLTLTAIGMPAETLNILDGLIHQPHGILLVTGPTGSGKTTTLYAGLSQLDTTTHNIMTVEDPIEYDLDGIGQTQVNMKIELSFARALRAILRQDPDIIMIGEIRDLETAQIAVQASLTGHLVLATLHTNDAAGAVTRLVDMGIEPFLVASSLIGVLAQRLVRKLCPQCKREHIPDAAERQLLQVNDAAKNVRIYLPVGCPACSNSGYQGRTGVFELLTVDDAMRSLVHDGASEERIRENARARGLRSIREDGLRWVLAGETSLDEVLRVSRE